In Rouxiella sp. WC2420, the following proteins share a genomic window:
- a CDS encoding ABC transporter permease, with translation MLSLNRFKPSTNEGYLAWVLVVLIIIFSLSTSQFLTLRNLLDLSESYAVSGIFALGLFVVLVTGGIDISFAAVASVVQYIIATLAISYGMSNPAGSIVLAIAIGTTLGMVNAVLIYCLRIVSIIVTISMQSFLFGMLMWLTKGTSLYDLPDWLITPLKILPFSVGTQSYQIGLPLVVMLAVAALTWVLLNKTHLGRQLFAVGGDQESARRIGIRVGLLHLFAYGYLGAMAAIGGLVQVYRVGEVVPNALVGGELDVLAAAVLGGASLNGGKGSVVGTLMGVFLIGILKNGLNLIGVSNYFMNVVIGVVIVVAITVTHYKKRKETDVGFA, from the coding sequence ATGCTTAGCCTTAATCGATTCAAACCCTCTACCAACGAAGGCTATCTGGCCTGGGTGCTGGTGGTATTAATCATCATTTTCTCTTTATCTACCAGCCAGTTTCTTACCCTGCGCAACTTGCTGGATCTCAGCGAAAGTTACGCAGTCAGCGGCATTTTCGCATTGGGACTGTTTGTCGTGCTGGTGACCGGCGGGATTGATATTTCCTTCGCCGCCGTGGCTTCGGTGGTGCAGTACATTATTGCGACACTGGCAATAAGCTATGGGATGAGCAATCCAGCGGGCAGCATCGTGCTGGCCATCGCCATCGGCACCACGCTGGGAATGGTGAATGCGGTGCTGATTTACTGCCTGCGTATCGTATCGATCATTGTGACCATCAGTATGCAGTCGTTTTTGTTCGGGATGCTGATGTGGCTGACCAAGGGCACTAGCCTGTATGACCTGCCCGACTGGCTGATTACGCCGCTGAAAATCCTGCCATTTAGCGTAGGGACTCAAAGTTACCAGATAGGATTGCCGCTGGTGGTGATGTTGGCGGTCGCGGCGCTGACCTGGGTTCTGCTTAACAAAACGCACCTTGGACGCCAACTGTTTGCGGTTGGCGGAGATCAGGAATCAGCGCGCCGTATCGGTATTCGCGTTGGCCTGCTGCACCTGTTTGCCTACGGCTATCTTGGCGCGATGGCGGCCATCGGCGGGCTGGTTCAGGTTTATCGCGTTGGTGAAGTGGTGCCAAACGCGCTGGTCGGCGGCGAGCTAGACGTGCTTGCGGCCGCAGTGCTCGGCGGAGCCAGTCTCAACGGCGGCAAAGGTAGCGTAGTCGGGACACTCATGGGCGTGTTCCTGATTGGCATCCTGAAAAACGGACTCAACCTGATCGGCGTATCCAATTACTTTATGAACGTGGTCATCGGCGTCGTGATTGTGGTGGCTATCACCGTTACGCACTACAAAAAACGCAAAGAAACCGACGTTGGTTTTGCCTGA
- a CDS encoding ABC transporter permease: protein MFAKSKSLNMKQKTDGNLPQIPRFRMDPTNMGLSLLLVLVVIGFSIAMPGRFFSDATFMSVAFQLPELGLLTLAMFIPILSGGLNLCIIATANLTSLLMAWVFMTYLPPDASMLMQAVWLTIALVGAMILALAIGILTGALVAYIGAHPILVTLATMTMVNGIGIYLSRGAALSGMPDIVRFIGAETVLGIPFPLIVFLATAVLISVFLERTRLGKYIYMSGSNINATHFSGVNTHRVLIAIYVLSSMLCVIAGLIMMARFNSARMGYGDSYLLLTVLAIILGGTDPFGGFGKVSGVVLSLIVLQVIATGLNLLNVSPHFSLAMWGAVLIVVLAVKFFRTRYLQRRASRRSAAKARASLL from the coding sequence ATGTTTGCCAAATCTAAAAGTTTGAATATGAAACAAAAAACCGACGGCAATCTGCCACAGATCCCGCGCTTCAGAATGGACCCGACCAATATGGGGCTGTCGCTGCTGCTGGTTCTGGTGGTCATTGGTTTCAGTATTGCCATGCCGGGACGTTTCTTCAGCGACGCCACTTTTATGAGCGTGGCGTTTCAACTGCCTGAGCTGGGCCTGTTAACGCTGGCGATGTTTATTCCGATCCTCAGCGGCGGTCTGAATTTATGCATTATCGCTACCGCCAACCTGACCAGTCTGCTGATGGCCTGGGTATTTATGACCTATCTGCCGCCGGATGCCAGCATGCTGATGCAGGCAGTGTGGCTGACCATTGCACTGGTTGGAGCAATGATTCTGGCACTGGCGATTGGCATTTTGACCGGCGCGCTGGTGGCATATATCGGCGCACACCCAATTCTGGTGACGCTGGCTACCATGACCATGGTTAACGGCATCGGGATTTACCTGTCTCGCGGCGCGGCGCTGAGTGGTATGCCAGACATCGTGCGTTTTATCGGTGCCGAAACCGTGCTGGGCATCCCGTTCCCACTGATTGTGTTTCTCGCCACTGCGGTGCTGATTTCAGTGTTCCTCGAACGCACCCGCCTCGGTAAATATATTTATATGAGCGGCAGCAATATCAACGCTACTCACTTTAGTGGAGTGAACACTCACCGCGTATTGATCGCCATTTATGTGTTGTCGAGCATGCTGTGCGTGATTGCCGGATTGATCATGATGGCTCGTTTTAACTCGGCTCGAATGGGCTACGGCGACTCATATCTCCTGCTTACCGTGTTGGCGATCATTCTTGGCGGCACCGACCCGTTTGGCGGCTTCGGTAAAGTCAGTGGTGTGGTGCTGTCACTGATTGTTTTGCAGGTCATTGCCACTGGTTTAAATCTATTAAACGTCAGCCCGCATTTTAGCCTGGCGATGTGGGGCGCGGTGCTGATTGTGGTTTTGGCCGTGAAATTCTTCCGCACCCGCTATTTGCAACGTCGGGCCAGTCGCCGCAGTGCTGCAAAAGCGCGAGCAAGCTTACTTTAA
- the alsE gene encoding D-allulose 6-phosphate 3-epimerase has protein sequence MEYKISPSLMCMSLFDIKEQLSVLNRRADMLHIDIMDGHYVKNITLSPFFIEQIRPHTQLVLDVHMMVENPTDFIEAIAKAGADFICPHAETINRDAFRVINQIRSFGKKVGIVLNPATPVEFIQHYIHLLDKITIMTVDPGYAGQPFIPEMLNKVSQLRDLKNKHGYKYLIEIDGSCNERTYQDLMGAGAEVLIVGTSGLFNLDKDLDKAWDKMLDQMRLARQAA, from the coding sequence ATGGAATATAAAATTTCACCTTCGTTAATGTGCATGAGCCTGTTTGATATTAAAGAACAATTATCGGTGCTCAACCGCCGCGCTGACATGTTGCATATCGACATTATGGACGGGCATTACGTGAAAAATATCACACTGTCGCCGTTCTTTATCGAGCAGATCCGCCCGCACACTCAGCTGGTGCTTGATGTTCATATGATGGTGGAAAACCCGACCGATTTCATCGAAGCGATCGCCAAGGCCGGTGCCGATTTTATCTGTCCGCATGCTGAAACGATCAATCGCGATGCGTTTAGGGTGATCAACCAGATCCGATCGTTTGGCAAGAAAGTCGGCATCGTGCTTAACCCGGCGACGCCCGTAGAATTCATTCAGCACTACATTCACCTGCTGGATAAAATTACCATCATGACTGTCGATCCTGGCTATGCCGGGCAGCCATTTATCCCGGAAATGCTTAATAAAGTCAGCCAGCTGCGTGATCTAAAAAACAAACACGGCTACAAATACCTGATCGAAATTGATGGATCCTGCAACGAGCGCACTTATCAGGATCTGATGGGCGCAGGCGCAGAGGTATTAATCGTGGGCACTTCTGGCCTGTTTAATCTGGATAAAGATCTGGATAAAGCCTGGGACAAAATGCTCGATCAGATGCGTCTGGCACGTCAGGCAGCCTAA
- the alsK gene encoding allose kinase, whose product MQHFLGVDIGGTNTRLMLMDENQNFQGYQKVATQSWAGLSDPLNGLQQLISDYLHQVGKTLQVARIMLGLPGILSRDRQTVLSLPFIPSLDDQPVAVLLSDRLGLPVVMDKDVNHLMWWDLTRLPQLPDVAVGLYLGTGMGNSLWLNRDFYHGAHGAAGELGHIPLAGNPAFCPCGKTGCVETLTSGNWLAGWKRQHAANTAFEQVFAIYGEHPDLLEFVERLGRTIATEMNILDPQILILGGGVLSMAGFPLTRLEQQIRSHLRGPQPANGLKIVLSGVTDETGCRGACLAAQRDFHRFEPTDQRGEPLGSGIEMPVRRKA is encoded by the coding sequence ATGCAGCATTTTCTCGGCGTAGATATTGGCGGCACCAACACGCGTTTGATGTTGATGGATGAGAATCAGAATTTTCAAGGATATCAAAAGGTCGCGACGCAGTCCTGGGCTGGACTCAGCGATCCTTTAAACGGACTTCAACAGCTTATCAGTGACTATTTGCATCAGGTTGGGAAAACGCTGCAGGTCGCCAGGATTATGCTCGGTCTGCCGGGGATCCTTTCGCGCGACCGGCAGACTGTGCTGTCGCTGCCGTTTATTCCGTCGCTGGATGACCAGCCGGTTGCGGTGTTGCTCAGCGATCGTCTGGGGCTACCGGTAGTGATGGATAAAGACGTTAACCATTTGATGTGGTGGGATTTAACCCGTCTTCCCCAGCTTCCTGATGTGGCAGTAGGTTTGTATCTCGGGACCGGAATGGGCAACAGTCTGTGGTTGAACAGGGACTTTTATCACGGTGCGCACGGCGCAGCAGGAGAGTTGGGTCACATTCCTCTGGCTGGAAATCCGGCATTTTGTCCCTGTGGCAAAACCGGCTGCGTCGAGACTCTGACTTCGGGTAATTGGCTGGCCGGCTGGAAAAGACAGCATGCTGCCAATACAGCCTTTGAACAGGTGTTTGCTATCTACGGCGAGCATCCGGATCTGTTGGAGTTTGTGGAGCGACTGGGGCGGACGATTGCTACCGAGATGAACATTCTCGATCCGCAAATTCTGATCCTCGGTGGCGGCGTATTGTCGATGGCCGGATTCCCGCTGACGCGGCTGGAGCAGCAGATCCGTAGCCATCTGCGTGGCCCGCAACCGGCCAACGGCCTGAAGATTGTGCTCAGTGGTGTGACTGACGAGACCGGCTGTCGTGGAGCCTGTCTGGCGGCGCAGCGAGATTTTCATCGTTTTGAGCCCACCGATCAGCGTGGTGAACCATTGGGTTCCGGCATAGAAATGCCCGTAAGGAGAAAGGCATGA
- a CDS encoding ribokinase, whose amino-acid sequence MKKGKVCVLGSFNLDIVAGMSRFPQPGESLIAHNSMMGAGGKGANQAVAALRAGARVHYIGKVGRDDFGTFARRHLDSAGFDAVTLFSTGDFPTGNALIYVAGVDAENMIAVDPGANLTFTQEEIESCRPAIAAADILLTQLENNLPAIEKVIGIAKEAGTYIILNPAPFQPVSDALLGQVDLLTPNATECSLLTGVQVHDLPSARLAAQLLHGKGINALIITLGTQGALLSVAGETQLVAAFPAVPKDTTGAGDAFNGALAAQLSSGVALAEAATFASAYASVCVERAGAASSMPTYEEALERQNSAQPLLVQ is encoded by the coding sequence ATGAAAAAAGGCAAAGTCTGCGTTCTTGGCTCATTTAATCTGGATATCGTGGCGGGAATGTCGCGTTTCCCGCAACCGGGCGAATCATTGATAGCTCATAACAGCATGATGGGCGCGGGGGGCAAGGGGGCGAACCAGGCCGTCGCCGCGCTGCGCGCCGGAGCTCGGGTGCATTACATCGGCAAGGTAGGGCGCGACGATTTCGGTACCTTTGCCCGTCGCCACCTTGATAGCGCAGGATTTGACGCGGTAACGCTGTTTTCTACCGGTGATTTTCCAACGGGTAATGCTTTGATTTACGTCGCAGGGGTCGATGCGGAAAACATGATCGCTGTCGATCCGGGGGCCAATCTGACTTTCACGCAAGAAGAGATCGAGTCTTGTCGTCCGGCGATTGCCGCCGCCGATATCCTGCTGACTCAGCTGGAAAACAACCTTCCAGCGATCGAGAAAGTCATTGGTATCGCCAAAGAGGCGGGGACTTATATTATTCTCAATCCTGCTCCTTTCCAGCCGGTATCCGATGCGCTATTGGGGCAGGTCGATTTGCTGACCCCCAACGCCACCGAGTGTTCGCTGCTGACCGGAGTCCAGGTTCACGATTTGCCTTCTGCCCGGCTGGCGGCGCAGCTTTTACATGGCAAAGGTATTAATGCGCTGATCATTACTTTGGGCACGCAGGGCGCGCTGTTGTCGGTGGCGGGTGAAACACAGCTGGTTGCCGCATTCCCGGCAGTACCCAAAGATACCACCGGCGCAGGTGACGCCTTTAACGGCGCATTGGCGGCCCAGCTTTCTAGCGGTGTAGCGCTGGCTGAGGCGGCAACTTTTGCCTCGGCTTATGCTTCGGTGTGTGTTGAAAGGGCTGGCGCGGCATCATCGATGCCAACTTATGAAGAAGCCCTGGAGCGTCAAAACAGCGCGCAACCGCTGCTTGTTCAATAA
- a CDS encoding carbohydrate ABC transporter permease: MRHKIFPYLILLPTLVFLLAFTYFPLLQSAMDSLFDSRMASDNPPFVGLQNYQRLFADGVFWRALLNNIAYILMTVIPGIVLALLLAVALWENTGLNRWLRTAFFFPMIIPLVSAATLWLFIFMPGMGLLDYYLAKFFGPQNNNYLGMSNSALIALSVIGVWKFAGYYMLFFLAGLQSIPASAREAALMEGATRTQVFFYITLPLLRPTLSFVITIALIYSITQIDHVAVMTQGGPNNATTVLLYYIQSLANDTHDLGKASAATFITLLLLFAFSVLNLRVLERGAHHER, encoded by the coding sequence ATGCGACACAAGATTTTCCCTTATCTGATTTTACTGCCGACACTAGTCTTTCTGTTAGCTTTTACCTACTTCCCGCTGCTGCAGTCAGCGATGGACAGCCTGTTCGACAGCCGCATGGCGAGCGACAATCCGCCGTTTGTCGGTCTGCAAAACTATCAACGCCTGTTTGCGGATGGCGTCTTTTGGCGCGCGCTGCTCAACAATATCGCCTATATCCTGATGACAGTGATCCCCGGTATCGTGCTGGCCTTGCTGCTGGCGGTGGCACTGTGGGAAAACACCGGCCTGAATCGCTGGCTGCGCACTGCTTTTTTCTTCCCAATGATTATTCCGCTGGTCAGTGCCGCGACACTTTGGCTGTTTATCTTTATGCCCGGCATGGGGTTGCTTGACTATTATCTCGCCAAATTTTTCGGTCCGCAAAACAATAACTATCTCGGCATGAGCAATAGCGCGCTGATTGCGTTGAGCGTAATCGGCGTGTGGAAATTTGCCGGTTATTACATGCTGTTTTTCCTCGCCGGATTACAGTCAATTCCTGCTTCAGCCCGCGAAGCCGCGCTGATGGAAGGCGCAACGCGCACGCAGGTTTTCTTCTATATCACTCTGCCACTGCTGCGGCCAACCCTCAGTTTTGTAATTACTATCGCGCTTATCTATTCGATAACTCAAATTGACCACGTTGCGGTAATGACTCAGGGCGGTCCGAATAACGCCACCACCGTGCTGCTCTATTACATTCAAAGCCTTGCAAATGACACCCACGATTTAGGCAAAGCATCTGCCGCCACCTTTATCACCCTGCTGCTGCTGTTTGCTTTCTCCGTTCTCAATTTGCGCGTTCTGGAAAGAGGAGCCCACCATGAGCGTTGA
- a CDS encoding carbohydrate ABC transporter permease, whose amino-acid sequence MSVETSPQPLLKKSAAVGATARRSSLLLRRSSRMTLPILLCCAALLWLTPFIWMLSSAFSESSFSADMASMLPRFPLTLDNFKQAWESADWLRLYANTIFFAFGTFLVQLVTITTAGYVFAYHEFRGKQTLFYLLLIQLMIMPVIMMVPNMMILKHIGLLNTLTGTMMPYFASAFGVFLMRQAFLAIPKEIEEAALMEGCRWWQVVFRVLIPMSWPAIMAFATVSITYHWNEYLWPLMVLNDPDKQVLTVGLVSFAMGGESGGQWGLITAGTLMVCFPLMLAFILFQKQFLKSFGFSGIK is encoded by the coding sequence ATGAGCGTTGAAACTTCGCCACAGCCCCTGTTGAAGAAGTCTGCCGCCGTGGGAGCAACGGCTCGTCGAAGTTCGCTGCTGTTGCGGCGCAGCTCGCGTATGACACTGCCGATCTTGCTCTGCTGTGCCGCGCTGCTTTGGCTAACGCCGTTTATCTGGATGCTGTCGTCAGCGTTTAGTGAAAGCAGTTTTTCAGCGGATATGGCCTCAATGCTGCCGCGTTTTCCGCTGACTTTAGACAATTTTAAGCAGGCCTGGGAAAGCGCCGATTGGTTGCGTCTCTACGCCAACACGATTTTCTTCGCTTTCGGCACCTTTCTGGTTCAACTGGTGACCATTACTACCGCCGGTTATGTTTTTGCCTATCACGAATTTCGCGGCAAACAGACGCTGTTCTACCTGTTATTGATTCAGCTGATGATTATGCCGGTAATCATGATGGTGCCCAATATGATGATCCTAAAACACATAGGCCTGCTGAATACGCTAACCGGCACCATGATGCCGTATTTCGCCTCGGCGTTTGGCGTGTTCCTGATGCGGCAGGCATTTCTCGCTATTCCGAAAGAAATTGAAGAGGCCGCGCTGATGGAAGGCTGCCGCTGGTGGCAAGTGGTGTTTCGCGTACTGATCCCAATGTCTTGGCCGGCGATCATGGCGTTCGCCACCGTCAGCATCACCTATCACTGGAATGAATACTTATGGCCGCTGATGGTGCTCAACGATCCGGACAAGCAGGTGCTGACCGTGGGTCTGGTGTCGTTTGCCATGGGGGGCGAGTCAGGCGGCCAGTGGGGATTAATTACCGCCGGAACACTGATGGTGTGCTTCCCGCTGATGCTGGCTTTTATTCTCTTTCAAAAACAGTTCCTTAAAAGCTTTGGCTTTTCAGGCATCAAATAA
- a CDS encoding phosphodiesterase yields the protein MFLAQISDMHFRSHGRKLYDFIDVNGSNAEVVSQLNALEERPDAVVITGDIVNCGLASEYQVARQTLSNLHYPLYIIPGNHDDKAQFLEAMGPLCPQLGTDPQNMHYAVDDFDMRLLFIDTSLPGESKGWLTLETLSWLEAQLEQGGDKPTAVFMHHPPMKLGSAQMDRIACENGDQLLALIDRFPSLVRVFCGHTHRLIFTQYRQAIITTIPGTVHQVPYFHENPAPYYNLEPAACLMHRLVNNTGLVSYLHPLTQYAGPYLYDANISCPVDEK from the coding sequence ATGTTTCTAGCTCAAATCTCCGATATGCATTTCCGCAGCCACGGCCGCAAGCTGTATGATTTCATTGACGTTAATGGCAGCAACGCCGAAGTGGTGAGCCAGCTCAATGCGCTGGAAGAACGCCCGGATGCGGTGGTGATTACCGGCGATATCGTTAACTGCGGTTTAGCCAGCGAATATCAGGTGGCGCGTCAGACGCTGAGCAATCTGCATTACCCGCTGTATATCATTCCCGGAAATCACGACGATAAAGCCCAATTTCTTGAGGCCATGGGCCCGCTGTGCCCGCAATTGGGCACTGACCCGCAAAACATGCATTATGCGGTCGATGATTTCGACATGCGCCTGCTGTTTATTGACACCAGCCTGCCGGGAGAGTCCAAAGGCTGGCTGACGCTGGAAACGCTGTCATGGCTGGAAGCGCAGCTGGAGCAGGGCGGCGACAAACCGACCGCAGTTTTTATGCATCATCCACCCATGAAACTGGGTTCAGCGCAGATGGACCGCATCGCCTGTGAAAATGGTGACCAGCTGCTGGCGCTGATTGACCGCTTCCCGTCTTTGGTTCGCGTATTTTGTGGACATACTCATCGTCTCATTTTTACCCAGTATCGACAGGCGATTATCACTACCATCCCCGGTACTGTGCATCAGGTGCCGTACTTCCACGAAAATCCTGCGCCGTATTACAACCTCGAGCCCGCCGCCTGTCTGATGCATCGCCTGGTAAATAACACCGGTCTGGTCAGCTATCTGCATCCCCTGACGCAGTACGCGGGTCCATATCTTTACGACGCGAATATCAGCTGCCCGGTGGATGAAAAATAA
- a CDS encoding ABC transporter ATP-binding protein, with the protein MSSIRLENISKQFEGSMAVNNLSLEIADGEFLVLVGPSGCGKSTLLRLLAGLEQVSEGRILQAGTDITDLEPRERNFSMIFQNYALFPHMTVEQNITFGMRMRNEPKSQHRARVDRVADLLQLGELLGRKPGKLSGGQRQRVAMARAIVRDPKLFLMDEPLSNLDARLRTEVRDGIMVLHQQLKTSTVYVTHDQMEAMTMADRIAVLNGGHLQQIGKPQELYAHPANLFVAGFIGTPAMNIFKLPCRDGVVMVANQAVKLPDTAHARQLTEVYLGIRPEHINDNVGINGGELHQSDEWVILEASLTYCELLGADYLNHAQTALGEIRYLRENRGNAPQANQQVSLSFSLQDLHFFSGQNQQNLHRESSHA; encoded by the coding sequence ATGTCGAGTATCCGTCTGGAAAATATCAGCAAGCAGTTTGAAGGCAGCATGGCGGTCAATAATTTGTCGCTGGAAATCGCCGATGGTGAGTTTCTGGTGCTGGTGGGGCCGTCCGGCTGCGGCAAGAGTACGCTGCTGCGGCTGCTGGCTGGCCTGGAGCAGGTGAGTGAAGGGCGGATTTTGCAGGCGGGCACTGACATTACCGACCTTGAACCACGAGAGCGTAATTTCTCGATGATTTTCCAGAACTATGCACTATTTCCGCACATGACCGTCGAGCAGAACATCACTTTCGGCATGCGCATGCGTAACGAACCCAAGTCACAGCATCGTGCACGGGTGGATCGTGTCGCAGATTTGTTGCAGTTGGGTGAGCTGCTGGGCCGCAAACCGGGCAAGCTTTCCGGTGGACAGCGCCAGCGCGTGGCCATGGCGCGAGCCATTGTTCGGGACCCGAAACTGTTTTTGATGGACGAACCGCTGTCGAATCTTGATGCCCGTCTCCGTACAGAAGTTCGCGACGGCATTATGGTCCTGCACCAACAGTTAAAAACCAGCACCGTATACGTGACGCACGATCAGATGGAAGCCATGACCATGGCCGACCGTATTGCGGTGCTCAACGGCGGACATTTACAGCAGATAGGCAAGCCGCAGGAGCTGTATGCGCATCCCGCCAATCTGTTTGTTGCCGGATTTATCGGCACTCCAGCGATGAACATTTTCAAACTTCCTTGCCGCGACGGCGTGGTGATGGTCGCCAATCAGGCAGTGAAATTACCTGATACTGCTCATGCTCGTCAGTTGACCGAGGTGTATTTGGGCATCAGACCCGAGCATATCAACGATAACGTGGGCATCAACGGCGGGGAACTTCATCAATCTGACGAATGGGTCATTCTGGAGGCTTCACTGACCTACTGCGAGCTGCTGGGGGCTGATTATCTGAATCATGCACAAACGGCGCTCGGCGAAATCCGCTACCTGAGAGAAAACCGTGGCAATGCACCACAGGCCAATCAACAGGTTAGCTTGAGCTTTTCATTGCAAGACCTTCACTTTTTTTCAGGCCAAAACCAGCAAAATTTACACCGGGAGAGTTCACATGCGTAA
- a CDS encoding ABC transporter substrate-binding protein, with protein sequence MRNIKALTLAVTMMTAGAVSAKQNIDFMFPAPVDGKLTMEMTRVIKEFNQSQNDVEVRGIFTGSYDTTKVKAEAAAKSGEPPALVIMSANFTADLAIKNEILPMDELFKYGNEKATPFLTENFWPAMRQNAQVNGVTYAIPFHNSTPILYYNKDMFKKAGIDHPPTDWTELLADAKKLTDQSKGQWGVMLPSTNDDYGAWILSALTRANGGNYYNADYPGEVYYNQPSTIGALRFWQNLVYRDKVMPEGVLNSKQISAAFFSGKLGMAMLSTGALGFMRENTKDFELGVAMMPKEVRNAVTIGGASLVSFKGISEDQKKAAYTFLQYLVSPKVNGSWSRFTGYFSPRIASYDTPEMKDYLARDPRAEIALQQLKYAQPWYATYETVAVRQAMENQLGALMNDAKLTPEAAAAAAQKQADEIMMPYNQQTALKVP encoded by the coding sequence ATGCGTAATATCAAGGCGCTCACCTTAGCAGTCACCATGATGACTGCAGGCGCTGTATCAGCTAAACAGAATATCGATTTTATGTTTCCCGCGCCGGTAGACGGCAAACTGACAATGGAAATGACTCGAGTAATCAAAGAGTTCAACCAGTCACAGAACGATGTCGAGGTGCGCGGTATTTTTACTGGCAGCTATGATACCACCAAGGTCAAGGCCGAAGCAGCGGCGAAATCCGGTGAGCCACCGGCGCTGGTGATTATGTCTGCCAACTTTACTGCCGATCTGGCGATTAAAAATGAAATCCTGCCAATGGACGAACTGTTCAAATACGGTAATGAAAAAGCCACGCCGTTCCTGACAGAAAACTTCTGGCCAGCGATGCGTCAAAATGCGCAGGTCAATGGCGTGACCTACGCCATTCCTTTCCATAACTCGACGCCAATCCTTTATTACAACAAGGACATGTTCAAGAAGGCTGGAATCGATCATCCACCGACTGATTGGACGGAGCTGCTGGCCGACGCCAAAAAATTGACCGACCAGTCAAAAGGGCAATGGGGCGTGATGCTGCCTTCAACCAATGATGATTACGGTGCCTGGATTTTGTCTGCACTGACCCGTGCCAATGGCGGTAACTACTACAATGCCGATTATCCCGGTGAAGTCTATTACAACCAGCCATCGACCATTGGCGCGTTGCGTTTCTGGCAGAATCTAGTGTATCGCGACAAAGTCATGCCCGAGGGCGTGCTGAATTCTAAACAGATAAGCGCAGCTTTTTTCTCCGGCAAGCTGGGGATGGCGATGTTAAGCACTGGTGCGCTGGGCTTTATGCGTGAAAATACCAAGGATTTTGAGCTGGGCGTGGCGATGATGCCAAAAGAAGTACGCAACGCAGTGACCATTGGCGGCGCAAGTCTGGTGAGCTTTAAAGGTATTTCTGAAGATCAGAAAAAGGCAGCGTATACCTTCCTGCAATACCTTGTCAGCCCGAAAGTAAACGGCAGCTGGAGTCGATTTACCGGCTACTTCTCACCGCGTATCGCTTCTTACGACACGCCGGAAATGAAGGACTATCTTGCCAGGGATCCGCGCGCGGAAATCGCCTTGCAGCAGCTGAAATATGCTCAACCGTGGTACGCAACCTATGAAACAGTGGCTGTGCGTCAGGCAATGGAAAACCAGTTAGGAGCCTTGATGAATGATGCCAAGCTGACGCCGGAAGCGGCAGCCGCAGCGGCGCAAAAGCAGGCTGATGAAATTATGATGCCATACAACCAGCAGACTGCATTAAAAGTGCCTTAA
- a CDS encoding HD family hydrolase, producing MSVASPALDFGPMTEIFQFLMEIDKLKSVQRRTKVLGTQRQENSAEHSWHFAVAAMSLAPFAGKDVDIQKVIRMALLHDIVEIDAGDVLVYDLAAREAIHSKEVEAACRLFGLLPAPLNQQFRDLWDEYEAGETPEARFALVIDRVLPVVMNLSNQGQSWVENNIRLEQVLSRNAFISEINPQLWEHLLVHLNHAYEQGWLK from the coding sequence ATGTCCGTAGCCTCCCCGGCACTTGATTTCGGCCCGATGACCGAAATTTTTCAATTTCTTATGGAAATCGATAAATTGAAAAGCGTGCAACGCCGTACCAAGGTTCTGGGTACGCAGCGTCAGGAAAACTCGGCGGAGCACAGCTGGCATTTCGCCGTTGCCGCGATGAGTCTGGCACCTTTTGCCGGTAAAGACGTCGATATTCAAAAAGTTATTCGCATGGCGCTGCTGCATGACATCGTAGAGATCGATGCCGGTGACGTGCTTGTCTACGATCTGGCTGCCCGTGAAGCTATTCATTCCAAAGAGGTCGAAGCTGCCTGTCGCCTGTTTGGCCTGCTGCCTGCTCCTTTGAATCAGCAATTTCGCGACCTGTGGGACGAATACGAAGCTGGCGAAACGCCAGAAGCGCGGTTTGCCCTGGTCATTGACCGTGTCTTGCCGGTGGTGATGAACCTTAGCAATCAGGGGCAGAGCTGGGTCGAGAACAACATTCGCCTTGAGCAGGTATTGTCGCGCAACGCCTTTATCAGCGAAATTAACCCGCAACTGTGGGAGCATCTGCTTGTGCACCTCAACCATGCGTATGAGCAGGGCTGGTTAAAGTAA